In one window of Romboutsia hominis DNA:
- a CDS encoding DUF5685 family protein, translating into MFGYVKVNKMDLTFREYEHYRGYYCGLCKYLKDNHGEISRLSLNYDITFLILVLTSVYRPKSLVIEEGCIVNPFKKKKKITNEITEYAASMNVLLTYYKLEDNLRDDNGIKDKLAYSIYKKKLKLAYEKYPKKADIIKSQLDHLYKLEKENNTNIDMVSNTFGNLMAEIFAYKEDEFEDDLRRIGFNVGKYIYILDAYEDLEKDYKKGRYNPFIEYINKKDELKTRVDKLISMSLGMLSNSIDNLDIKINRGIIENIVYSGVYLRYQNILEKGCEVNVQ; encoded by the coding sequence ATGTTTGGTTATGTAAAAGTTAATAAAATGGACCTAACATTTAGAGAATATGAGCATTATAGAGGATATTACTGTGGGTTATGCAAATATCTAAAAGATAATCATGGAGAGATATCAAGACTATCTCTAAATTATGATATAACATTTTTAATATTGGTTTTAACTTCAGTATATAGACCTAAGTCTTTGGTTATAGAAGAAGGATGTATAGTAAATCCATTCAAAAAGAAAAAGAAAATAACAAATGAAATTACAGAGTATGCAGCAAGTATGAATGTGCTTCTGACATATTATAAATTAGAAGATAATTTAAGAGATGATAATGGTATAAAAGATAAATTAGCATATAGTATATATAAGAAAAAGCTTAAATTAGCTTATGAAAAATATCCCAAGAAAGCTGATATAATAAAATCTCAGCTAGATCATTTATATAAATTAGAAAAAGAAAATAATACTAATATAGATATGGTATCGAATACTTTTGGAAATCTTATGGCAGAGATTTTTGCGTATAAAGAAGATGAGTTCGAGGATGATTTAAGAAGAATTGGATTTAATGTAGGTAAGTATATATATATACTTGATGCTTATGAAGATTTAGAAAAAGACTACAAAAAAGGTAGGTACAATCCATTTATAGAATATATAAATAAAAAAGATGAACTAAAAACAAGAGTAGATAAACTTATAAGCATGTCTTTAGGAATGTTGTCTAATAGTATAGATAATTTGGATATAAAGATAAATAGAGGAATAATAGAAAATATAGTGTATTCAGGAGTATATCTTAGATACCAAAATATATTAGAAAAAGGGTGTGAAGTAAATGTACAGTAA
- a CDS encoding tetratricopeptide repeat protein, giving the protein MYSNTYNNEMFSPIIKLMNNKDFEKAHELLNKMKDRCANWYYLNGVSAMNIGYYEEGEECIKKANAIEPGNPEYEKALKQYNFYRDDYRDRSYRYNRRRRSDLDGCCCCCCDDCCCCCGDDCCEDCMKLWCLDSCCECCGGDLVDCF; this is encoded by the coding sequence ATGTACAGTAATACTTATAATAATGAAATGTTTAGCCCCATAATTAAGTTAATGAATAACAAAGATTTTGAAAAGGCACATGAGCTATTAAATAAAATGAAAGATAGATGTGCAAATTGGTATTACCTAAATGGAGTATCTGCTATGAATATAGGATACTATGAAGAAGGTGAAGAATGTATAAAAAAAGCTAATGCCATAGAACCTGGTAATCCTGAATATGAAAAAGCTTTAAAACAATACAACTTCTACAGAGATGATTATAGAGATAGATCATATAGATACAACAGAAGAAGACGTTCAGACCTAGACGGTTGCTGTTGTTGTTGCTGTGATGATTGTTGTTGCTGTTGTGGAGATGATTGTTGTGAAGATTGTATGAAGCTATGGTGTTTAGATTCTTGTTGTGAGTGCTGTGGTGGTGACTTGGTAGATTGCTTCTAA
- a CDS encoding HAD family hydrolase — protein MRNIAAFFDIDGTLYRDSLMVEHFKKLIKYDIIDQKAWYDNARDAFMNWDKRQGNYDDYLDDVCNLYVESLIGLDKNYIDFTSDQVIKLKSDRVYKYTRSRIKWHLENNHIVIFISGSPDFLVGKMAEKYNVTDFIGSNYVFENGTFNGTVIPMWDSKSKNTAIDDFVKKYNIDLSISYAYGDTNGDINMLRRVGNPIAINPTKELLNHIAKDPVISNAAKIVVERKDIIYSLSPNVDILSI, from the coding sequence ATGAGAAATATAGCAGCTTTTTTTGATATAGATGGTACTCTATATAGAGACTCTCTTATGGTTGAACATTTTAAAAAGCTCATTAAGTATGACATAATAGATCAAAAAGCATGGTACGATAATGCAAGAGATGCTTTTATGAATTGGGATAAAAGACAAGGTAATTATGATGATTATCTAGATGATGTTTGTAATTTATATGTAGAATCTCTAATTGGACTTGATAAAAATTATATTGATTTTACTAGTGACCAAGTTATAAAGCTTAAATCAGATAGAGTGTATAAATACACTCGTTCAAGAATAAAATGGCACTTAGAAAATAATCACATAGTAATATTTATATCTGGTAGTCCTGATTTCTTAGTTGGAAAAATGGCTGAAAAATATAATGTTACTGATTTTATAGGAAGTAATTATGTTTTTGAAAATGGAACGTTCAATGGCACAGTAATTCCTATGTGGGACTCTAAAAGTAAGAACACTGCTATTGATGACTTCGTAAAAAAATATAATATAGACTTATCTATTTCTTATGCTTACGGAGATACAAATGGTGATATTAATATGTTAAGAAGAGTTGGCAACCCTATAGCTATAAATCCAACTAAAGAACTTCTAAATCATATAGCAAAAGATCCTGTTATATCTAATGCTGCTAAAATAGTAGTCGAAAGAAAAGATATAATATATTCACTTTCTCCGAATGTAGATATCCTTAGTATATAA